A stretch of Imperialibacter roseus DNA encodes these proteins:
- a CDS encoding phosphatidylinositol-specific phospholipase C/glycerophosphodiester phosphodiesterase family protein: MKVALLLTQAILASTLSFAQVIPLPNAHAHNDYEHDKPLFDALSNGFTSVEADIFLIKDELYVTHNKPVSLKNTKTLTELYLQPLDEVVKANNGQVYPGYSGSFYLMIDFKNDAEGTYAKLIEQLQPYKHLLKTKTQDGPVTIFISGERPITAILNDPENLVSLDGRPNDLGQGITADKMPVVSTSFKSLGFWNGNGEIPFDIRLKIRQLSDAAHKEGKKLRLWATPDDPASWQVLLNNGVDLLNADNLTELKTFLLSK, translated from the coding sequence ATGAAAGTTGCACTTCTTCTCACTCAAGCCATTCTTGCATCTACCCTATCTTTTGCCCAGGTAATTCCCCTGCCCAATGCCCACGCCCACAACGACTACGAGCACGACAAACCACTCTTCGATGCACTTTCGAACGGTTTCACCAGTGTAGAGGCCGACATTTTCCTTATCAAAGACGAGCTTTATGTGACGCACAACAAGCCTGTTTCATTGAAGAACACCAAGACTTTGACAGAACTCTACCTCCAGCCTCTTGATGAGGTTGTTAAAGCCAATAATGGGCAGGTGTATCCCGGCTATAGCGGATCTTTTTACCTCATGATCGACTTTAAAAACGACGCCGAAGGCACCTACGCCAAGCTCATTGAGCAATTGCAGCCATACAAACACCTGCTCAAAACAAAAACGCAGGATGGCCCGGTAACGATCTTCATTTCCGGTGAAAGGCCTATTACCGCAATATTGAATGACCCTGAGAACCTGGTCAGCCTTGATGGCCGACCCAACGACCTTGGTCAGGGCATAACTGCTGATAAAATGCCTGTAGTAAGCACCTCCTTCAAGTCGCTTGGCTTCTGGAACGGCAACGGTGAAATTCCGTTCGACATCCGGCTTAAAATCAGGCAGCTGAGCGATGCAGCCCACAAGGAAGGGAAAAAACTAAGGCTTTGGGCTACACCTGATGATCCGGCCTCATGGCAGGTGTTGCTTAACAACGGTGTTGATTTGCTTAACGCTGACAATTTAACGGAACTAAAAACCTTTCTACTGTCGAAATAA
- a CDS encoding DUF5615 family PIN-like protein, producing the protein MKFLCDVHISIKISKRIQELGYSSEHVNFILDLWHSKDQAIADFADDNNLILISKDQDFRNSFLVSNKPRKLIKINLGNVSNAELMNIIEKHMDYFHDLDQQIPVFMIEIYGNGLLSVTK; encoded by the coding sequence ATGAAGTTTCTTTGTGATGTCCACATTTCGATAAAAATTTCCAAACGAATCCAGGAACTTGGCTATAGTTCAGAACACGTCAATTTCATTTTGGATCTGTGGCATTCAAAAGATCAGGCGATTGCGGACTTCGCTGATGACAATAATCTTATTTTGATTTCAAAGGATCAGGATTTTAGAAATAGTTTTCTCGTTTCGAACAAACCTAGAAAGTTGATTAAGATAAATCTGGGCAATGTTTCTAACGCTGAGCTTATGAACATCATCGAAAAACACATGGACTATTTTCACGATCTAGATCAACAGATACCAGTGTTTATGATTGAGATTTACGGCAATGGCCTTCTTAGCGTTACCAAATAA
- a CDS encoding FecCD family ABC transporter permease encodes MKLNFKKRGVLLVLLILLAITAFLAARFGAINISSDEISSSLGKYLSGADTDASSMPLNERIFMDIRLPRALLCLLVGASLAVGGTLMQALFRNPIVEPGLIGTSSGAAFGAALYFVLGATFQFNTGEWTLPLAASAGAVVSTYLVFLLSESKETGKSSVVVLLLIGIAINALFMSGVGFLSYIARDPQARSITFWGMGTLSGANWHSVAIVGISTFACIGLSMRYSKHLNALMIGETEAMYLGINIRRLKLIILTINVVMIAVATAFVGVISFVGLIVPHLLRMISGSDNGVLIRDSALLGAIILSLADLTARMVLCPAELPIGIVTSVVGVPIFIILLRRKNYFF; translated from the coding sequence ATGAAGCTCAACTTTAAAAAGCGGGGCGTCCTCCTCGTTCTGCTGATACTGCTGGCCATCACAGCCTTTCTTGCTGCCAGGTTTGGTGCCATCAATATCAGCTCTGATGAAATCAGCTCCTCGCTGGGCAAATATCTGAGCGGAGCCGATACCGACGCAAGTAGTATGCCTCTGAATGAGCGAATTTTCATGGACATCCGTCTGCCCCGGGCTTTGCTTTGCCTGCTTGTGGGTGCTAGCCTGGCAGTAGGCGGCACCCTTATGCAAGCTTTGTTTCGTAACCCCATTGTAGAGCCAGGGCTTATCGGAACCTCTAGTGGAGCTGCCTTTGGAGCTGCCCTGTATTTTGTACTCGGCGCTACCTTCCAATTCAATACTGGTGAATGGACATTGCCATTGGCAGCTTCAGCTGGAGCAGTTGTCTCTACCTACCTGGTTTTTCTACTCTCCGAATCCAAAGAAACTGGAAAAAGCTCCGTCGTCGTGCTACTGCTGATTGGCATAGCCATCAATGCCCTGTTCATGAGCGGGGTTGGCTTCCTCTCCTACATCGCCCGTGACCCGCAGGCCCGGTCCATTACCTTCTGGGGCATGGGTACGCTGTCTGGTGCCAACTGGCATTCGGTGGCCATCGTAGGCATCTCTACCTTTGCTTGCATCGGACTGTCGATGCGCTACTCCAAACACCTCAATGCCCTTATGATTGGAGAAACAGAAGCCATGTACCTCGGCATCAATATCAGAAGATTGAAGCTGATCATTCTTACTATTAATGTGGTGATGATTGCAGTAGCGACCGCTTTTGTCGGGGTTATCAGCTTTGTTGGGCTTATCGTGCCTCATCTGTTGCGCATGATCAGCGGCTCCGACAACGGGGTGCTGATCCGGGACTCCGCCCTTTTGGGTGCCATCATTCTGAGCCTGGCCGACCTCACCGCCCGAATGGTGCTGTGTCCTGCTGAGCTGCCCATTGGCATTGTTACCTCAGTCGTTGGTGTACCGATTTTCATCATTCTCCTCCGGAGAAAAAACTACTTCTTTTGA
- a CDS encoding sugar phosphate isomerase/epimerase family protein encodes MNNQLWFMTSAFDYLKLEEIIDKAKEVGVQGLDLCVFRRDGTRQDHVATHLDYEDFSPAEASRIIDLFNSHHLKLSIGAFENLIGGDEAERIKNQNHLLKLIRIAHLLGGDENDVKVGTFVGYNHEMGNTEGGFQKNLDEYARIFSPIVKYAEDMGVTILYENCPMEGWRSEGFTGTFNNLPGVLAARKLMYELIPSKAHGEIYDPSHDVWQNIDPAEVIKAMDVTRLHRIHVKATRNLDNTTRTHWGAMYPMQSVNKDLAAKAGIPIAAHSWDRHNYEAMMPGFGGSDSMDWRKFVDVLNGRGFNGPYEMENEAKLSKGTGNEGAIMQGYKASLLFLAPMLWPLSDAGYSYDQSKSTPLKQLERKDLKVVEMRELR; translated from the coding sequence ATGAACAATCAACTCTGGTTTATGACTTCCGCCTTCGATTACCTGAAGCTGGAGGAGATCATTGACAAGGCTAAAGAAGTAGGCGTGCAGGGGCTCGACCTTTGCGTATTCAGAAGAGACGGCACCAGGCAAGACCATGTAGCTACCCACCTGGATTACGAGGACTTCAGCCCGGCAGAAGCCAGTCGCATCATCGACTTATTCAATAGCCATCATTTGAAATTGTCGATTGGGGCCTTCGAAAATCTGATTGGCGGCGACGAAGCGGAGCGGATAAAAAACCAAAACCACCTGCTCAAACTGATCCGCATTGCCCACTTGCTGGGTGGCGATGAAAACGACGTGAAGGTGGGCACCTTCGTTGGCTACAACCATGAGATGGGCAATACGGAAGGCGGCTTCCAGAAGAATCTCGATGAGTACGCCCGCATTTTCTCACCGATTGTGAAATATGCTGAAGACATGGGAGTAACCATCCTGTACGAAAACTGTCCCATGGAAGGCTGGAGGTCGGAAGGCTTCACCGGCACTTTCAACAATTTGCCCGGAGTACTCGCTGCCCGCAAGCTCATGTATGAATTGATTCCCAGCAAGGCACATGGTGAAATCTACGACCCGTCCCACGACGTTTGGCAGAATATTGACCCCGCAGAAGTAATCAAAGCCATGGACGTCACCCGCCTTCATCGCATCCATGTGAAAGCCACCAGAAATCTTGATAACACGACCCGTACGCACTGGGGGGCGATGTATCCGATGCAGTCGGTGAACAAAGACCTGGCAGCCAAAGCAGGCATACCCATTGCAGCCCACAGCTGGGATCGACATAATTACGAAGCCATGATGCCGGGCTTTGGCGGATCGGACTCGATGGACTGGAGAAAGTTTGTCGATGTGCTGAACGGCAGAGGTTTCAATGGCCCCTATGAGATGGAAAATGAGGCTAAGCTTTCTAAAGGTACTGGAAATGAAGGGGCGATTATGCAGGGCTATAAGGCAAGCTTGCTGTTTTTGGCACCTATGCTGTGGCCGCTTAGCGATGCAGGCTATTCTTATGATCAAAGCAAGAGCACCCCGTTAAAGCAGTTAGAAAGGAAGGATTTGAAGGTTGTGGAGATGAGAGAACTGAGGTAA
- a CDS encoding SPFH domain-containing protein, translated as MDTEKINKPTSGYPMIALFLIFLIGGILGLAVARLPLSAIFVVLAIVMTPGFFFVNPNESRVLTLFGEYKGTVKNNGFFFVNPLYQKQKISLRARNFDSERLKVNDKLGNPVMISVILVWKVKETFKAAFEVDDYVSFVRVQTDAAVRKLAGRYPYDNFDDHEEEVSLRSGLEEVNHNLEKELEERLDIAGIEVLEARIGYLAYAEEIAQAMLKRQQATAIVAARFKIVEGAVGMVEAALAELSKKQIIDLDEDKKAAMVSNLMVVLCSDKDTSPVINTGTLNH; from the coding sequence ATGGACACTGAAAAGATTAACAAACCTACATCCGGCTATCCTATGATCGCATTATTCCTGATTTTTCTCATCGGCGGCATCCTTGGGCTGGCTGTAGCCCGCTTGCCCTTGTCGGCCATTTTTGTCGTGCTGGCTATTGTGATGACTCCCGGTTTCTTTTTTGTGAACCCCAATGAGTCGAGAGTGCTTACCCTGTTTGGTGAATACAAGGGTACGGTGAAGAACAATGGTTTCTTCTTTGTTAACCCACTGTATCAAAAGCAGAAAATTTCTCTGCGTGCCCGCAACTTCGACAGCGAAAGACTGAAAGTGAACGACAAGCTGGGCAACCCTGTGATGATCAGCGTGATCCTTGTTTGGAAAGTAAAAGAAACTTTCAAAGCTGCCTTTGAGGTAGATGATTATGTGAGCTTCGTTCGGGTGCAAACAGATGCAGCTGTTAGAAAGCTTGCCGGTCGCTATCCTTACGACAATTTCGACGACCATGAAGAGGAAGTTTCGCTAAGGTCAGGCCTTGAAGAAGTGAATCACAACCTCGAAAAAGAGCTGGAAGAAAGACTTGACATCGCAGGCATTGAAGTACTCGAAGCGAGAATTGGCTACCTTGCCTATGCCGAAGAAATTGCCCAGGCGATGCTAAAGCGCCAACAAGCGACAGCCATTGTTGCTGCCAGATTCAAAATTGTGGAAGGAGCTGTGGGCATGGTAGAAGCGGCACTTGCGGAACTATCGAAAAAACAGATCATTGACCTGGACGAAGACAAAAAGGCGGCAATGGTCAGCAACCTCATGGTTGTGCTTTGTTCCGACAAAGACACTAGCCCGGTTATCAACACTGGAACCTTAAATCACTAA
- a CDS encoding DUF4177 domain-containing protein — protein sequence MEKYKFLQKGGFESLAKFEKKLNEMAASGWRVVNFTNDHGGYVVLLERIR from the coding sequence ATGGAAAAATATAAATTTCTACAAAAAGGCGGCTTTGAGAGCCTGGCGAAGTTTGAAAAAAAGTTGAATGAAATGGCGGCTAGCGGTTGGAGAGTGGTCAATTTTACCAATGACCACGGAGGGTATGTGGTTTTGCTCGAAAGGATACGGTAA
- a CDS encoding DUF433 domain-containing protein has product MNNSSGRITIDPTICHGKPVIRGMRWPVEVILDMLSAGMSTEEIISDHPELEKEDIQAALNFARLSVSGETIQQENV; this is encoded by the coding sequence ATGAATAACTCATCTGGTAGGATAACGATTGATCCGACTATCTGTCACGGAAAGCCTGTGATAAGAGGTATGCGATGGCCTGTTGAAGTCATTCTTGATATGCTTAGTGCAGGGATGTCTACCGAAGAGATTATTTCCGATCACCCGGAACTAGAAAAAGAAGACATACAAGCAGCTCTGAACTTCGCCAGGCTTTCGGTTTCTGGAGAAACGATTCAGCAGGAAAACGTATGA
- a CDS encoding heme ABC transporter ATP-binding protein: MLAASDITYKIGSKTLLDNVSVAFEPAKLNLIIGPNGAGKSTLIKVLCNQHIADHGTVTYDGKDINKFSVAELAQRRAVLSQNIELAFPLTVEEVVMMGRYPHFSGQPEQKDFTACKEAMTFFDVAAMADRNYITLSGGEKQRVHFARVVAQIWYPPKEGSRYLILDEPLTFLDVYYQFDFMYKVMELIKQQDIVVVGVVHDLNLAARFADKVVLVCNGKILADGSKKEVLTKENIKAAYHMEADITSHNGKLQLFF; encoded by the coding sequence ATGCTGGCAGCTTCCGATATCACATACAAGATAGGCTCAAAGACGTTACTCGATAACGTGTCTGTAGCGTTTGAACCGGCCAAGCTCAACCTCATCATTGGCCCCAATGGAGCCGGCAAGTCGACCCTCATTAAGGTATTGTGTAATCAGCATATAGCTGATCACGGGACTGTCACCTACGATGGGAAAGACATCAACAAGTTTTCCGTAGCTGAGCTGGCACAACGGCGGGCTGTGTTATCACAAAACATCGAACTCGCTTTTCCACTGACAGTGGAAGAGGTGGTCATGATGGGCCGCTATCCGCATTTTAGCGGCCAGCCGGAGCAGAAGGATTTCACCGCCTGCAAGGAAGCCATGACCTTCTTTGACGTAGCCGCTATGGCCGACCGAAACTACATAACGCTCAGTGGCGGCGAAAAACAGCGGGTGCATTTTGCCAGGGTGGTAGCACAAATCTGGTATCCGCCAAAAGAAGGCAGCCGCTACCTCATTCTCGACGAGCCATTAACGTTTCTCGATGTATACTACCAGTTCGACTTCATGTACAAAGTGATGGAGCTGATCAAGCAGCAGGACATTGTGGTAGTAGGTGTAGTGCATGACCTCAATCTGGCCGCCCGATTTGCCGATAAGGTGGTGCTGGTGTGCAACGGCAAAATTTTAGCGGATGGATCGAAAAAAGAAGTGCTGACCAAAGAAAATATTAAAGCAGCTTATCATATGGAGGCAGACATAACTTCTCATAATGGTAAGCTGCAGTTGTTTTTTTGA
- the mltA gene encoding murein transglycosylase A, giving the protein MTSKLPGLTFVGLAFLSLNFGPFVASGQTKPTAIGHGYDFEGNGKDITAATLPLLYTKKESSEGLRQALEHSDSALIVSLKNQYRYLFLKDPDQKYNLENLKPTNEKLRNTLRALIQSIENPTTASSFSLYQIKGEDGKGNVHFTAYFTPVLDASPVATEKYKYPIYKKPSESGQKPLTRKQIDGQGALKNKGLEVAWTSSLLENYFLQVQGSGYAAFSDGSLQFLAFNGQNGLPYSSLGKYMIAQRHISESDISLQSIRNWFVQNPDSLETILYKNQSYTFLAPVKEEPKGAYGFPLTPEHSIAVDTQFIPLGAVLLAHLPVLDESGKLLRHDFTIVTAQDKGGAIKGPGHVDVYMGVGDEALKKASAMHHYGNLWLILAE; this is encoded by the coding sequence ATGACGTCAAAATTGCCAGGGCTAACTTTTGTCGGCCTCGCTTTTCTTAGCCTCAATTTCGGCCCGTTTGTGGCCAGCGGCCAAACAAAGCCAACTGCTATTGGTCACGGATACGATTTCGAGGGAAACGGAAAAGACATTACAGCCGCCACGTTGCCTTTGCTTTACACCAAGAAAGAAAGTTCGGAAGGGCTTCGGCAGGCGCTTGAGCACAGCGACTCGGCCCTGATCGTGTCTTTAAAAAACCAATACCGATACCTCTTTTTGAAGGATCCCGATCAAAAGTACAACCTCGAAAACCTGAAACCGACCAACGAAAAGCTTCGAAATACGTTGCGGGCACTGATCCAATCCATTGAAAACCCAACAACTGCTTCCTCATTCAGTCTGTATCAGATCAAAGGTGAGGACGGCAAAGGCAACGTGCACTTTACGGCCTACTTTACCCCTGTTTTGGACGCCAGCCCAGTAGCCACAGAGAAATACAAATACCCGATTTACAAAAAGCCTTCGGAATCCGGCCAAAAGCCCCTTACCCGAAAGCAGATAGACGGACAGGGTGCTTTGAAAAACAAAGGCCTTGAAGTCGCCTGGACATCCAGTCTTCTCGAAAATTACTTCCTGCAAGTGCAGGGCTCTGGTTATGCGGCCTTTTCCGACGGCTCACTACAGTTTTTGGCTTTTAATGGACAAAACGGGCTACCCTATTCCAGCCTTGGCAAGTACATGATTGCACAGAGACACATTTCAGAAAGCGACATTTCGTTGCAGAGTATCAGGAATTGGTTTGTACAAAACCCCGACAGCCTTGAGACTATTCTTTACAAGAACCAGTCTTACACCTTCCTGGCGCCCGTCAAAGAAGAGCCAAAAGGGGCCTATGGCTTCCCGCTTACCCCGGAGCATTCCATTGCGGTGGACACACAGTTTATTCCACTGGGTGCTGTTTTGCTGGCCCACTTGCCAGTGCTGGACGAAAGCGGCAAGCTGCTTAGACATGACTTTACCATAGTGACAGCCCAGGACAAAGGCGGTGCCATTAAAGGCCCCGGCCATGTAGATGTGTATATGGGTGTGGGCGATGAAGCGCTCAAAAAAGCCAGTGCCATGCATCATTATGGGAATTTGTGGCTGATTTTAGCAGAATGA
- a CDS encoding ABC transporter permease — protein MVKNYFTIALRVLRRDRLFSIVNILGLSVGLTTVLFIFLWVNDEISFDKFHEEIENIYYVYEHQEYSNGQSFYSYVTPGPLAPALLERYSEIEGAVRFTWANFTIKVGDVLVNEDQVYMTDQSFFDVFSFRVLRGKRETLLTDPSSIVITRDLAIKYFGSDWERQDVVGQAIRLDDKWNVAVSGVVENPPRQSGLQFHAVVPFHFLADRWGSWIETDWGSNALRTYVKLANGANAEALADALRYEVETHNEGSNVELFLLPFEELHLTALNGKNDPKTYLRIFVVAAIFILLIACINFTNLATARAMKRAKEIGVRKSIGAMRSQLIGQYLMESLVLALVSSIVAVGLAAVLLPWFNQASGKQLLWTDVDAIFVAGLAIIVGFTGIFAGIYPAFYLSSFKPVEVLKGTVKLQGGLFRKALVILQFTLSTVLILSTVVVNRQLSFMKSKDLGYKLENVIYLEMKGDPQPGYKALQANANRFPEILSLTVADQVPINGGYSTSNMDWEGKDPESDVNVYFINTGYDYLQTLGIDLAAGRTHSREFSTDTMNVVINEAMAELIGRSPDELVGERFRLWKNEGKIIGVAKNYHFEKMNAKISPQVISLSPRRSNNVMVRISGANLQQSLASVRTIWEEAVPDQPFDYSFMDQEFNEVYEKETQVSQLFTSFSVIAILISCIGLFGLASFVAAQMRREIGLRKVLGATMQQIVFAFSKRFLGWVIVANIIGLPVGYWLMNLWLEEYAYRITVQPTMLAAVALLTLGITLTTILHQSISSAATNPADVLRHE, from the coding sequence ATGGTCAAAAACTACTTCACTATCGCATTGCGGGTTCTTCGCAGAGACCGGCTCTTTTCCATTGTCAACATTCTCGGCCTTTCTGTCGGACTGACAACTGTGCTTTTCATCTTTTTGTGGGTAAATGATGAGATCTCCTTTGATAAGTTCCATGAAGAGATCGAAAACATCTACTACGTGTATGAGCATCAGGAATACTCTAACGGCCAGAGTTTTTACTCCTACGTCACTCCCGGGCCACTAGCGCCAGCCTTGCTGGAGAGGTATTCTGAAATAGAGGGGGCAGTACGTTTTACCTGGGCCAACTTTACCATCAAAGTCGGAGATGTGCTGGTGAATGAAGATCAGGTATACATGACTGATCAGAGCTTCTTTGATGTTTTCTCCTTTCGGGTTTTGAGAGGAAAAAGGGAAACGCTTCTCACCGATCCGTCTTCTATCGTTATTACCAGAGACTTGGCCATCAAATATTTTGGTAGCGACTGGGAGCGGCAAGATGTGGTTGGCCAGGCGATCCGTCTCGACGACAAGTGGAATGTGGCTGTAAGTGGCGTGGTAGAAAACCCTCCCCGACAGTCGGGTTTGCAGTTTCATGCTGTCGTGCCTTTTCATTTTCTTGCCGACCGGTGGGGCAGTTGGATTGAAACAGATTGGGGCTCCAATGCCCTGCGAACTTATGTGAAGCTAGCCAATGGAGCCAATGCGGAGGCGCTCGCCGATGCATTAAGGTATGAGGTAGAAACACACAACGAGGGGTCTAACGTGGAGTTATTTCTTCTGCCTTTTGAGGAGCTGCATCTCACAGCGCTCAATGGTAAGAACGACCCCAAAACCTACTTGAGAATTTTTGTGGTCGCAGCCATTTTCATCCTGCTCATTGCCTGTATCAACTTTACTAACCTGGCTACTGCACGGGCGATGAAGCGAGCCAAGGAAATAGGAGTAAGGAAGTCGATAGGCGCTATGAGAAGTCAGCTCATAGGACAATACCTGATGGAGTCACTGGTGCTGGCATTGGTTTCTTCCATTGTGGCCGTTGGCCTGGCTGCTGTGCTGTTGCCCTGGTTCAATCAGGCATCGGGCAAGCAGCTACTTTGGACGGACGTGGACGCTATATTTGTTGCCGGTCTGGCCATCATTGTCGGCTTTACTGGCATTTTCGCTGGTATCTATCCAGCTTTTTATCTCTCATCGTTCAAACCTGTGGAAGTGTTGAAAGGCACCGTGAAATTGCAGGGAGGTCTTTTTCGTAAGGCGTTGGTCATCCTTCAGTTTACCCTGTCAACAGTGCTTATTCTTTCCACGGTGGTGGTGAATAGACAACTCTCTTTTATGAAGAGCAAAGACCTTGGCTACAAACTGGAGAATGTCATTTACCTCGAAATGAAAGGCGACCCTCAGCCAGGCTATAAGGCGTTGCAGGCAAATGCTAATCGTTTTCCCGAAATTTTGAGCCTCACTGTCGCCGATCAGGTGCCTATCAATGGGGGATATTCCACCTCCAATATGGACTGGGAAGGGAAGGATCCTGAATCAGATGTTAACGTCTATTTCATTAATACTGGCTACGACTACCTTCAAACGCTGGGCATTGACCTGGCGGCCGGGCGTACACATTCGAGGGAGTTTTCCACTGACACAATGAATGTGGTGATCAACGAAGCCATGGCTGAATTAATTGGCAGATCTCCAGACGAACTTGTGGGAGAAAGGTTCAGGTTATGGAAAAACGAAGGAAAAATCATTGGTGTGGCAAAGAACTATCATTTTGAAAAAATGAATGCTAAAATTAGCCCGCAGGTTATTTCATTGAGCCCGAGAAGAAGTAACAACGTGATGGTGAGAATATCAGGCGCCAATTTGCAGCAGTCGCTGGCAAGTGTGCGAACCATTTGGGAAGAGGCAGTACCTGACCAGCCTTTCGACTACTCGTTTATGGACCAGGAGTTTAATGAGGTCTACGAAAAAGAGACCCAGGTGAGTCAGCTATTTACATCATTCTCTGTCATTGCCATTTTGATCTCCTGTATCGGGTTGTTTGGACTGGCATCTTTTGTGGCCGCCCAAATGAGAAGAGAAATCGGTTTGAGAAAAGTACTGGGAGCTACCATGCAGCAGATCGTTTTTGCGTTTTCGAAAAGATTTCTTGGCTGGGTCATAGTGGCCAATATCATTGGTCTGCCGGTGGGCTATTGGCTAATGAATTTATGGTTGGAAGAATATGCCTATCGCATCACAGTTCAGCCGACCATGTTAGCGGCAGTGGCATTGCTTACCCTTGGCATTACGCTCACCACCATTTTGCACCAGTCGATCAGCAGCGCTGCAACGAATCCGGCAGACGTGCTGAGGCATGAATGA
- a CDS encoding Arc family DNA-binding protein, with translation MGKKKAFVIRIDEEMLKSIEKWAADEFRSTNGQIEWIINKALKDSGRGKKD, from the coding sequence ATGGGGAAGAAAAAAGCATTTGTGATTCGAATTGACGAAGAGATGCTCAAATCTATTGAGAAGTGGGCTGCTGACGAATTTCGCAGCACCAACGGGCAGATAGAATGGATCATCAACAAGGCCCTTAAAGATTCGGGAAGGGGAAAGAAGGATTAA
- a CDS encoding YfcC family protein, whose translation MKRNFPHPIMIMLLFIALATVMTWVVPAGQYDRVPDEATGRDVVVQGSYHTIENQPVTFFDMLVAIPKGIVSSADVITFILILGGCFYVIEKTGAFNEALGWLVTKFKNAEMALMVFVGVVFCVGGVLNGLAEEVIAMMPIVLLLTAKTGYTKEAAVAISFGSANIGGSFGPSNPFVVLIAQKVAGVEPFSDSLFRIVFTVIALAVWIFFVLKYGKSKAGSTMNPASPSPRLSTRSVAILSLLLVTFGVMIYGAVTLEWDFLQMAASFFALGITAGVIGKLGFNGTGEAYTDGFRDMVFACVVVGFARAIFLIMQEGMIVDTIVHALFSPLDGLPQMITAIGMMISHIIIHIPVPSTSGQAMLTMPLLAPIADLTGMSRQIVVLAYQYGASLTDLITPTNGTLMAVIASAGVAYNDWFKFIWKAILLVFGIAAIGLVVAVAVNI comes from the coding sequence ATGAAGCGTAACTTCCCGCATCCTATCATGATCATGCTCCTCTTCATTGCCCTGGCCACGGTCATGACCTGGGTCGTTCCGGCAGGGCAATACGATAGGGTGCCGGACGAAGCCACTGGAAGGGACGTGGTGGTACAGGGAAGTTATCATACCATCGAAAATCAACCTGTTACTTTCTTCGATATGCTGGTGGCCATCCCCAAAGGCATTGTGAGCAGCGCTGATGTCATTACTTTCATTCTTATTTTGGGTGGCTGCTTTTATGTGATTGAAAAAACAGGAGCCTTCAATGAAGCCCTGGGCTGGCTGGTGACCAAATTTAAGAATGCCGAAATGGCCCTGATGGTATTCGTTGGCGTCGTTTTTTGTGTTGGAGGCGTGCTGAATGGCCTTGCAGAAGAAGTGATCGCCATGATGCCCATCGTATTATTGCTCACCGCCAAAACCGGCTACACCAAAGAGGCCGCTGTGGCGATAAGCTTCGGGAGCGCCAATATTGGGGGATCCTTTGGCCCGTCTAATCCATTTGTGGTGTTAATTGCCCAAAAGGTAGCCGGCGTAGAACCATTCTCCGATAGCCTGTTCCGCATCGTTTTTACGGTCATTGCACTCGCTGTCTGGATTTTCTTTGTGCTGAAGTACGGAAAATCAAAAGCAGGCAGCACAATGAACCCGGCGTCTCCATCTCCCAGGTTGTCGACAAGGTCTGTGGCTATCTTGTCCCTTCTGCTGGTAACTTTTGGGGTCATGATCTACGGGGCCGTGACGCTGGAATGGGATTTTCTTCAAATGGCTGCTTCATTTTTTGCCCTGGGAATTACTGCTGGTGTCATTGGGAAATTGGGGTTCAACGGCACCGGAGAGGCGTATACTGACGGCTTTAGAGACATGGTATTCGCCTGCGTGGTAGTTGGGTTTGCCAGGGCTATTTTTCTGATTATGCAGGAGGGTATGATCGTCGATACCATCGTACATGCCCTGTTCTCGCCGCTGGATGGCCTCCCACAAATGATCACAGCTATTGGCATGATGATCTCTCACATTATCATACACATTCCTGTTCCCAGCACTTCAGGGCAGGCCATGCTTACCATGCCACTACTGGCCCCCATTGCTGATCTCACAGGCATGTCACGCCAAATTGTGGTGTTGGCCTACCAGTACGGCGCCAGCCTCACCGACCTGATCACCCCCACCAACGGCACACTCATGGCAGTGATTGCCTCAGCTGGCGTTGCCTACAACGATTGGTTCAAGTTTATCTGGAAGGCAATCCTACTGGTGTTTGGCATTGCTGCCATAGGGTTGGTTGTAGCCGTAGCAGTAAATATCTAG